In Nonlabens agnitus, the DNA window TAGTCAATCTGGATGAGAATGGTAAGCCGGCACCTCACGGTAAAACAGAAACTGAATATCAATCAGAACGCATGAAGCGTCGCGGTATAGGCGGATAGTCTTAGGAATAGAGGAATAACAAACTATAAATTCAGTTTGCAACTGAAAATGACGAACTCTTAAATAAGTTCATTTTTGTAGTGAGCTTAGTCTTAATTCTAGATCTTATTTCAAAGATTAAGCTGCCTCTAAAGCTTCTGAACCATCGTTCAAATATTTATCCTTCATCCAGAATGTACCGAAAGGCACTACAGACATCAAGATCACTATAATCATGTCCTTAAACTTCCACTTGAGGATTTGAGCGACCACAATAGCAAGAACCACGTAGCCTAAAAACAAAAAACCATGCGCCATGCCTACAATTTTGTTGGGCATTCCTATACCGCCTAGATATTTAAGTGGCATGGTCACAAAGAGGACCAAAAGGAATGAATAACCTTCTGCAATGGCTAGGTATCTAAAAATTTTAATCATCGCTGCTTTTTATTTCTTTCATGGACAAATTTAGTTCAGACTCACGACCATACAGCTTGATTTCCTGAATATCTGCCGGTAGATAGAATCCTTCTTGCATCAAGGCTTTTTTCACATTGCCTATGACTCGACCTTTCGTTTGTGTAGCGACCCTACCATAATCTGTCGTATCTACCCAGAACATCACTTTTACGTTCACGGTACTTGTGGCCAGTTCGTCTTCTGCCACATAGCTTTGATGTTCCTCATCTGTAATTACTCTAGGGTCATCTTCCAGGGTTTTAAGAATAACCGCTTTGGCGAGATTGATATCATCTTCATAGTCCAGACCTACCATAAAATCCCAACGGAAGAATCCGTCTTCGGTATAATTGGTTACTGGTCTCGTGATGACATCACTATTTGGGATGTAGACATCTTTCCCGTCAAAGGTTTTGAGTTTAGTGTATCTAAATTCCAAGGCTTTTACCTTCCCAAAATTGTCTCCAATCTCAACCGTATCATTAACATTAAAAGGTCTGTTGAAACTCAAGATGACTCCTGCGATAAAGTTTTGACCTATGTCCTTGAATGCAAATCCCAATATCACGGCACTGGCTCCTGCAGTGGCAAAAATTCCTGCACTCACGTTACCAAAACCGGCGGCTTGAAGTGACAAGACTATAAACGCAATGATCAACAATAACCGTATGGCTTGTCCCAGGAAACGGCTCATTAAGGGATCTGCAGTTCTGGCTTTCACGCGTCTCGAGGTAAACCTACCTATATAACCAGCAATCAAAAATCCTAAAATGATGATGATCAATCCTAGTCCTAAGCGTGGTAGCAACTCAACAAAATGGTTATAATAATTGCCCAAAGCGATGCTAATCTGCTCGCTAAAGGACTCTGCGTTTTCAATTTTTTCTTGGGTCATGATGCTGGATTTATGTAAAAATAGACTGTGTTTGAATGATAAGTGTTAAGCTTAAACAAAAGTCGATGCGGTCTGCCTTGCTGGTTTATTTTTGTAAGATGCAAAATTCTCCAACCATAACCATCATAGGCGCAGGCGTGAGCGGTCTGTGCGCCGCCATTCACCTCAAGAATTCTGGGTACAAAGCACAATTATATGACGCTGCGGCACATGTAGGTGGTCGTGTGGCAACAGACTACAAGGACGGTAACATACTTGATCATGGTTTTCAGGTATTGTTGGATTCCTATCCAGCAGCGCAGGAATTTTTGGACCTGGAATCTTTGGAACTTACCAAATTCTCACCAGGTGCCTACCTATTCACTGACGGTAAAAAATCAACCGTTGGAGATCCAACCAGAGATCCTAGTTTTCTATTCATGGTCGCTTTTTCAAAAGTTGGATCGATAAAGGACAAGTTGAAAATATTTACGCTTTCGCGAAAGCTGAAACAAAAATCTCTTAAGGAAATCTTTGAGGCAAAGGAGCAAACCACACTGGCTTACCTGCAAAAAGCTGGATTTTCTGAAAAGATCATTTCCAAGTTCTTTAAACCATTCTATGCGGGAATTTTTCTGGAAGATGAGCTGCAAACCAGTAGCCGCATGTTTGAATTTGTATTCAAAATGTTTGCGCAGGGCAGTGCCACCTTACCTAAAA includes these proteins:
- a CDS encoding mechanosensitive ion channel family protein, which translates into the protein MTQEKIENAESFSEQISIALGNYYNHFVELLPRLGLGLIIIILGFLIAGYIGRFTSRRVKARTADPLMSRFLGQAIRLLLIIAFIVLSLQAAGFGNVSAGIFATAGASAVILGFAFKDIGQNFIAGVILSFNRPFNVNDTVEIGDNFGKVKALEFRYTKLKTFDGKDVYIPNSDVITRPVTNYTEDGFFRWDFMVGLDYEDDINLAKAVILKTLEDDPRVITDEEHQSYVAEDELATSTVNVKVMFWVDTTDYGRVATQTKGRVIGNVKKALMQEGFYLPADIQEIKLYGRESELNLSMKEIKSSDD
- a CDS encoding DUF3817 domain-containing protein, with protein sequence MIKIFRYLAIAEGYSFLLVLFVTMPLKYLGGIGMPNKIVGMAHGFLFLGYVVLAIVVAQILKWKFKDMIIVILMSVVPFGTFWMKDKYLNDGSEALEAA